The Streptomyces sp. CC0208 genome window below encodes:
- a CDS encoding MFS transporter — MSGTTTAAAMLRRRTAGAGANRWVVLVVLCVSLLLVALDATVLHVAVPAVTEDLKPGAIELLWIVDVYPLVCASLLILFGTLGDRVGRRRVLLLGYGLFGVASGVAAFADTAQVLILARALLGVGGAMIMPATLSILRQVFPDRRERALAIGIWSAVAAVGAAVGPLLGGFLLEHFWWGSVFLVNIPLMLVSLPTGRLLLPESKGSGEGPWDVVGALTAAAGLFALVLGVKRLGGGELDAFTAIPLVLGAALLVLFVRRQRRRTHPLVDLRMFARPAFSTSVGCIVLAMLALVGLELIAAQYLQLVLDLSPLETGLRLLPLTIAAMAAGLAGARLLRRFGPRLMVSAGFCLTALAVLLLTAMGDADNTGLLVSGFVLLGFGLETTLFGAYESMLSEAPPEQAGGAAAIGETSYQLGAGIGIALLGSVMNAAYTPGLSRVPGVPEGASRSAGHSLGEAYEVAGRLGGPAGVALRRAARDSFVHGLHVTLLVSAGLLLLGAVMALRLPRTMQCGEAPAAVGLPAPREVAESRVSA; from the coding sequence ATGTCCGGGACGACCACGGCCGCCGCGATGCTGCGCCGTCGGACGGCCGGGGCCGGTGCAAACCGCTGGGTCGTCCTCGTCGTCCTGTGCGTGAGCCTGCTCCTGGTCGCCCTCGACGCGACAGTGCTGCACGTGGCGGTGCCCGCCGTCACCGAGGACCTCAAGCCCGGCGCGATAGAACTGCTCTGGATCGTCGACGTCTATCCGCTCGTCTGCGCCTCGCTCCTGATCCTCTTCGGCACGCTCGGCGACCGCGTGGGCCGCAGGAGAGTCCTTCTCCTCGGTTACGGCCTGTTCGGCGTCGCCTCCGGTGTCGCCGCTTTCGCGGACACCGCCCAGGTACTGATCCTCGCGCGGGCGCTGCTCGGCGTCGGCGGCGCGATGATCATGCCCGCGACGCTGTCGATCCTGCGCCAGGTCTTCCCCGACCGGCGTGAGCGGGCGCTCGCGATCGGCATCTGGAGCGCGGTCGCGGCGGTCGGCGCCGCGGTCGGGCCGCTGCTCGGCGGCTTTCTCCTGGAGCACTTCTGGTGGGGTTCGGTCTTCCTCGTCAACATCCCGCTGATGCTGGTCAGCCTGCCGACCGGCCGACTGCTGCTGCCCGAGTCGAAGGGCAGCGGCGAAGGCCCCTGGGACGTCGTCGGCGCCCTGACCGCCGCAGCCGGGCTGTTCGCCCTCGTGCTCGGCGTGAAGCGGCTCGGTGGCGGTGAGCTCGACGCGTTCACCGCGATCCCGCTGGTCCTGGGCGCGGCACTGCTCGTCCTCTTCGTACGACGGCAGCGGCGGCGTACGCATCCCCTGGTGGATCTGCGGATGTTCGCGCGTCCCGCGTTCAGCACCTCGGTCGGCTGCATCGTCCTCGCGATGCTCGCGCTGGTGGGGCTCGAACTGATCGCGGCGCAGTACCTCCAGCTGGTCCTCGACCTGTCCCCGCTGGAGACCGGTCTACGGCTGCTGCCGCTGACCATCGCCGCGATGGCGGCGGGGCTGGCCGGGGCGCGTCTGCTGCGGCGGTTCGGGCCGCGCCTGATGGTGAGCGCCGGGTTCTGCCTGACGGCCCTGGCCGTGCTGCTGCTCACCGCCATGGGTGACGCGGACAACACGGGTCTGTTGGTGTCCGGGTTCGTGCTGCTCGGGTTCGGCCTGGAGACGACGCTCTTCGGGGCGTACGAGTCGATGCTCAGCGAGGCACCGCCGGAGCAGGCGGGCGGGGCGGCGGCGATAGGCGAGACCTCGTACCAGCTCGGGGCGGGCATCGGGATCGCGCTGCTCGGCAGCGTGATGAACGCGGCGTACACGCCCGGCCTCTCGCGCGTGCCCGGCGTCCCCGAGGGGGCGTCCAGGTCGGCGGGGCACTCCCTGGGCGAGGCCTACGAGGTGGCCGGACGCCTCGGCGGACCCGCGGGCGTGGCCCTGCGCCGGGCCGCCCGGGACTCCTTCGTGCACGGGCTGCACGTGACCTTGCTGGTGAGTGCGGGGTTGTTGCTGCTGGGCGCGGTGATGGCGCTGCGGCTGCCGCGCACGATGCAGTGCGGCGAGGCCCCGGCGGCCGTCGGGCTTCCGGCGCCCAGAGAAGTCGCGGAGTCACGCGTCTCCGCCTGA
- a CDS encoding mannosyltransferase family protein, with amino-acid sequence MTDLGTRTEPALRRAAPALLGYAAVRVLGLLTLALWSAARDKSAYTLLTARWDALWYTRVAELGYGYEVRLPNGDVHSNLAFFPLLPWLERLLHATTPLSYADAGFVVALLASLTAAWGVFAVTDHVYGRRAGVCAVLVWAVLPVGIVQSMAYSESLFTALAAWSLYAVLTGRWVTAGLLASLAGLTRPVGLAVVAAVWVAGIAALLRDRRDRAPSGSATASGEGTASTVRDPSAPHAGPFVRNRSAAGERGAQATGHAPAPDLTRGPGTDAGSSHLPGTHPVRRALGLALAPLGAAAYVLWVGHRTGKGPFGYLDVQAGWRNGFDGGYAFARFVADKFTSFPSALAGVGLIIGVGLVVWLYVVCVRQGQPLPLLAYSGVVTALALCASSYFGSKPRLLMPAFPLLLPLALALARSGTRRSAVIVTLVATASALYGAFWLNGSGPP; translated from the coding sequence GTGACCGATCTTGGAACGCGCACCGAACCGGCCCTGCGCCGAGCCGCCCCGGCGCTGCTCGGCTATGCGGCCGTCCGCGTCCTGGGCCTGCTCACGCTGGCCCTGTGGAGCGCGGCGCGCGACAAGAGCGCGTACACCCTGCTGACCGCCCGCTGGGACGCCCTCTGGTACACGCGGGTCGCCGAACTCGGTTACGGCTACGAGGTACGGCTGCCGAACGGCGACGTGCACTCGAACCTGGCGTTCTTCCCGCTCCTGCCCTGGCTGGAGCGGCTGCTGCACGCGACGACCCCGCTGTCCTACGCCGACGCGGGCTTCGTGGTGGCCCTGCTCGCCTCGCTGACCGCGGCCTGGGGCGTCTTCGCGGTGACGGACCATGTGTACGGCCGCCGGGCGGGCGTCTGCGCGGTCCTCGTGTGGGCCGTCCTGCCCGTCGGAATCGTCCAGTCGATGGCGTACAGCGAGTCGCTGTTCACGGCGCTGGCGGCCTGGTCGCTGTACGCGGTGCTGACCGGCCGCTGGGTGACGGCGGGCCTGCTGGCCTCCCTGGCGGGCCTGACCCGCCCGGTGGGCCTGGCGGTGGTCGCGGCGGTGTGGGTGGCGGGGATCGCCGCCTTGCTGCGGGACCGACGGGACCGCGCCCCCTCCGGGTCCGCCACGGCCTCGGGGGAGGGAACCGCCTCGACCGTGCGCGACCCGAGCGCCCCTCACGCCGGCCCTTTCGTGCGGAACCGAAGCGCGGCCGGGGAGCGCGGCGCACAGGCCACCGGACACGCCCCCGCGCCCGACCTGACCCGCGGTCCCGGCACCGACGCCGGCTCCTCGCACCTGCCCGGCACCCATCCCGTCCGCCGCGCCCTGGGCCTGGCCCTCGCGCCCCTCGGCGCCGCCGCCTACGTCCTGTGGGTCGGTCACCGCACCGGCAAGGGCCCGTTCGGCTACCTCGACGTGCAGGCGGGCTGGCGCAACGGCTTCGACGGCGGGTACGCCTTCGCCCGATTCGTCGCCGACAAGTTCACGTCGTTCCCGTCGGCCCTGGCCGGGGTCGGGCTGATCATCGGCGTCGGCCTTGTGGTGTGGCTGTACGTCGTCTGCGTGCGGCAGGGCCAGCCGCTCCCCCTCCTGGCGTACTCCGGCGTCGTCACCGCGCTCGCCCTGTGCGCGTCGAGCTACTTCGGCTCGAAACCGCGCCTGCTGATGCCCGCTTTCCCCCTGTTGCTGCCCCTCGCCCTGGCCCTCGCCCGCTCAGGGACCCGCAGGTCAGCCGTGATCGTGACCCTGGTCGCCACCGCCTCCGCCCTGTACGGCGCCTTCTGGCTGAACGGCTCCGGTCCGCCATGA
- a CDS encoding phosphatase PAP2 family protein, translating to MRTERNPTRLDRVFARLDREPERPAHLSVPRASRHRTVLVVAALAFYLAIVWLVVTTSWLVRLDWQVMFFRPYQQWASIHWFVDYYVVLGQRGPTAVMVAAWLGWRSWRQHTVRPLLTLGTSLLLLNITVGAAKYGMGRLGPHYATVIGSNEMGLGGDIFPSGHTANAVVTWGILAYLASTPRARRWLSAISAVTSLGVGMATVYLGTHWLSDVVLGWVAGLLILLALPWFEPLIARTEVYAFDLRDRWRARGGAKAPAPVTPVTAPAPARLKPLTAPQNETAAREALAPARGPRSPAHMAPGPHTTRSERTPVTPAGSRRPPHPDRIVRGTPSPVTRPVSGG from the coding sequence GTGCGTACCGAACGAAACCCCACCCGTCTGGACCGGGTGTTCGCCAGGCTGGACCGTGAGCCGGAACGGCCGGCCCACCTCAGCGTGCCGCGGGCGAGCCGCCACCGGACCGTCCTCGTGGTCGCCGCCCTGGCTTTCTACCTGGCGATCGTGTGGCTGGTGGTGACCACCTCGTGGCTGGTCCGCCTCGACTGGCAGGTCATGTTCTTCCGGCCGTACCAGCAGTGGGCGTCCATCCACTGGTTCGTCGACTACTACGTGGTGCTGGGCCAGCGCGGCCCGACCGCGGTGATGGTCGCGGCCTGGCTGGGCTGGCGTTCCTGGCGGCAGCACACCGTGCGCCCGCTGCTGACGCTGGGCACCTCGCTGCTGCTGCTGAACATCACGGTCGGCGCCGCCAAGTACGGCATGGGACGACTCGGACCGCACTACGCGACCGTCATCGGCTCCAACGAGATGGGCCTGGGCGGCGATATATTTCCCAGCGGCCACACCGCCAACGCCGTGGTGACCTGGGGAATCCTGGCGTATCTGGCCTCCACCCCGAGAGCCCGCCGCTGGCTGTCCGCGATCTCCGCGGTGACCTCGCTCGGCGTCGGCATGGCCACCGTCTACCTCGGTACGCACTGGCTGAGCGACGTCGTGCTGGGCTGGGTCGCGGGTCTGCTGATCCTGCTCGCGCTGCCCTGGTTCGAGCCGCTGATCGCCCGCACCGAGGTCTACGCCTTCGACCTGCGCGACCGCTGGCGGGCCCGTGGCGGCGCGAAGGCCCCGGCCCCGGTCACCCCCGTCACGGCCCCCGCGCCCGCCCGCCTCAAGCCGCTCACGGCCCCGCAGAACGAGACGGCGGCCCGCGAGGCCCTTGCCCCGGCACGCGGCCCCAGGTCGCCCGCCCACATGGCGCCGGGCCCGCACACCACCCGGTCGGAGCGCACCCCGGT
- a CDS encoding acyl-CoA dehydrogenase family protein produces MPPFDPADPLGIDDLLEPEDLAIRATVRTWAADRVLPHVADWYEKGELPGIRELARELGEIGALGMSLSGYGCAGASAVQYGLACLELEAADSGIRSLVSVQGSLAMYAIHRFGSEEQKQTWLPRMAAGEVIGCFGLTEPDHGSDPGAMRTFAKKDGTDWVLNGRKMWITNGSVAGVAVVWAQTDDGIRGFVVPTDTAGFSAPEIKHKWSLRASVTSELVLDDVRLPADAVLPEVVGLKGPLSCLSHARYGIVWGAMGAARSCFETAVDYAKTREQFGRPIGGFQLTQAKLADMAVELHKGILLAHHLGRRMDAGRLRPEQVSFGKLNNVREAIEICRTARTILGANGISLEYPVMRHATNLESVLTYEGTVEMHQLVLGKAFTGLDAFR; encoded by the coding sequence ATGCCCCCGTTCGACCCCGCCGACCCCCTCGGTATCGACGACCTGCTGGAGCCGGAGGACCTCGCGATCCGCGCGACCGTGCGGACCTGGGCCGCCGACCGCGTCCTGCCCCACGTCGCCGACTGGTACGAGAAGGGCGAGCTGCCGGGGATCAGGGAACTCGCCCGCGAACTCGGGGAGATCGGCGCCCTCGGGATGTCGCTCAGCGGATACGGGTGCGCGGGAGCCTCCGCCGTGCAGTACGGGCTCGCCTGTCTGGAGCTGGAGGCCGCCGACTCCGGGATCCGGTCCCTCGTCTCCGTACAGGGCTCGCTCGCCATGTACGCGATCCACCGCTTCGGCAGCGAGGAGCAGAAGCAGACCTGGCTGCCGCGCATGGCCGCCGGCGAGGTGATCGGCTGCTTCGGGCTCACCGAACCCGATCACGGCTCCGACCCCGGAGCGATGCGGACGTTCGCCAAGAAGGACGGCACGGACTGGGTCCTCAACGGGCGCAAGATGTGGATCACCAACGGGTCGGTCGCCGGGGTCGCCGTCGTGTGGGCGCAGACCGACGACGGGATCCGCGGGTTCGTGGTGCCGACCGACACCGCGGGTTTCTCGGCGCCGGAGATCAAGCACAAGTGGTCGCTGCGGGCCAGCGTCACCAGCGAACTCGTCCTGGACGACGTACGACTGCCCGCCGACGCGGTGCTGCCGGAGGTCGTCGGGCTCAAGGGACCGCTCAGCTGTCTCTCGCACGCCCGGTACGGGATCGTGTGGGGTGCGATGGGAGCGGCGCGGTCGTGTTTCGAGACCGCCGTCGACTACGCGAAGACGCGGGAGCAGTTCGGGCGGCCCATCGGGGGCTTCCAGCTCACCCAGGCCAAACTCGCCGACATGGCGGTCGAACTGCACAAGGGGATTCTGCTCGCCCACCATCTGGGGCGGCGCATGGACGCCGGCCGCCTGCGTCCCGAGCAGGTCAGCTTCGGCAAGCTCAACAACGTCCGCGAGGCCATCGAGATCTGCCGTACGGCGCGGACGATCCTCGGTGCCAACGGGATCTCCCTCGAATACCCCGTGATGCGGCACGCGACGAACCTCGAGTCGGTGCTGACGTACGAGGGCACCGTCGAGATGCACCAACTGGTGCTGGGCAAGGCGTTCACCGGACTGGATGCCTTCCGGTGA
- a CDS encoding cell division protein SepF: protein MGSVRKASAWLGLVDDNDDERYYDDDGYSEGTEPGDAWVTDPRVKVASDVAEEKGRRIGTVTPDSFRDARAIGELFREGVPVIMNLTAMEAGDAKRVVDFAAGLIFGLRGSIERVSTRVFLLTPANTEIVNGDPAAHRTDGFFNQS, encoded by the coding sequence ATGGGATCGGTGCGCAAGGCGAGTGCCTGGCTGGGCCTCGTTGACGACAACGATGACGAGCGTTACTACGACGACGACGGATACTCCGAAGGGACCGAGCCCGGGGATGCCTGGGTCACCGACCCACGGGTCAAGGTGGCCTCGGACGTCGCCGAGGAGAAGGGCCGTCGCATCGGCACGGTGACCCCGGACAGCTTCCGGGACGCCCGCGCCATCGGCGAACTGTTCCGTGAGGGCGTCCCCGTCATCATGAACCTCACCGCGATGGAGGCCGGTGACGCCAAGCGCGTCGTCGACTTCGCGGCCGGGCTGATCTTCGGACTGCGCGGTTCCATCGAGCGCGTGTCCACCCGGGTGTTCCTGCTGACCCCCGCCAACACGGAGATCGTGAACGGCGATCCGGCCGCGCACCGCACGGACGGCTTCTTCAACCAGAGCTGA